A genomic region of Podarcis raffonei isolate rPodRaf1 chromosome 13, rPodRaf1.pri, whole genome shotgun sequence contains the following coding sequences:
- the LOC128398643 gene encoding olfactory receptor 6F1-like — MHFGGNILKDGNGSPNHTLITEFILLGLGNLHELRIPMFVVFLAVYIVILTGNIIIMAVVLTDHSLHTAMYFFLGNLSFLEICYTTSVVPKMLKTLLTAHEAISFSACLLQFYTFGSLAVTECFLLAAMSYDRYVAICQPLHYGNLMSLRVCIQLAIGSWVGGFLTPVFTIIMVSMLPFCASNEINHFFCDLAPVIKLACGDTQKVRFPSFLISILVTFSPFLLTIISYYKIVSTILKIPSAKSKQKAFSTCSSHLIVVTVFYGTLMVVYGVPTTTWYPNLSKVFSMLYTVGTPMVNPIIYSLRNKDVQNALRKLLTRKPILPLE, encoded by the exons ATGCATTTTGGAGGCAATATTTTGAAAG ATGGAAATGGAAGCCCTAATCATACACTGATCACAGAATTCATTCTGCTGGGACTAGGAAACCTTCATGAGCTAAGGATCCCTATGTTTGTGGTATTCCTTGCAGTCTATATAGTAATATTAACAGGGAATATAATTATCATGGCAGTTGTGTTGACTGACCACAGCCTTCATACAGCTATGTACTTCTTCCTAGGAAATCTCTCTTTCTTAGAAATATGCTACACTACCAGTGTGGTTCCAAAGATGCTGAAAACATTACTGActgcccatgaggccatttccttCTCAGCTTGTCTCCTCCAGTTTTACACCTTTGGCTCTTTGGCAGTTACTGAGTGTTTTCTTCTAGCGGCAATGTCCTATGATCGCTATGTAGCCATATGCCAACCACTTCATTATGGAAACTTAATGAGCCTCAGAGTGTGCATTCAGCTAGCAATAGGGTCGTGGGTTGGTGGGTTTCTGACCCCAGTGTTCACCATAATAATGGTTTCTATGTTGCCTTTCTGTGCTTCTAATGAGATCAATCATTTTTTCTGTGATTTGGCCCCTGTCATCAAACTTGCCTGTGGAGACACACAAAAAGTGAGGTTCCCCTCTTTTCTTATCTCCATCCTTGTAAccttctctcctttccttctcaCTATTATATCATACTATAAAATCGTCTCCACCATCCTTAAGATCCCATCTGCCAAAAGCAAACAGAAAGCCTTTTCCACCTGCTCCTCGCATCTCATTGTGGTTACAGTGTTCTATGGGACACTGATGGTGGTGTATGGTGTACCTACAACAACTTGGTATCCCAATTTAAGCAAAGTCTTTTCTATGCTCTATACAGTGGGGACACCAATGGTTAATCCTATTATATACAGTCTGAGGAACAAGGATGTCCAGAATGCATTGAGGAAGCTATTGACTAGAAAGCCTATATTGCCACTTGAGTGA